From Anaerohalosphaera lusitana, one genomic window encodes:
- a CDS encoding leucine-rich repeat domain-containing protein produces MNAKLLTYVCTLMLTICTCQVYGKTFNEWAQEENLSGNETQIDAYRKSITSLEGLANNFPHLQELMLHRNYLSSLYAGDFYGLSNLEELHLGSNQISSIEDGSFQDLHNLRSLTLSSNPLTEVRSSQFIGLSNLQTLKLSENQITNIGARNFQPLTNLRSLSLGHNNISSISADAFAGPSHLISLYLGFNQLNRIESDYLQDLSSLQDLDFRNNNISSIEPGAFSGLDILARLYLTNNDITSIDGTGFQNLDHLHTLELANNQLSEIGRTTFAAPRSLQTLNLAGNQINRIADEAFSNSRYLKELNLDRNNIETLNLRKANLSSLERFSIDLNPIDTVILSEIIIGQQGFNALMIGSDTYSWFSGLDRLDAINLMNFNKTDFSSVLNLSAMYGMDSLEAVSFANTSNLSGREVADLAVNLDSLNWLDVTGPWDTWSVDVQADLLAWDAVEGHELITPEPATVALLTLGSLALIRRKCSAR; encoded by the coding sequence ATGAACGCGAAATTGCTGACATACGTTTGCACTCTCATGTTAACCATCTGCACTTGTCAGGTTTACGGCAAAACTTTTAACGAATGGGCACAGGAGGAAAACCTCTCTGGCAATGAAACGCAAATAGATGCATACAGAAAATCGATCACTTCGCTGGAAGGGTTAGCAAACAATTTCCCCCACCTGCAGGAACTCATGCTTCATAGAAATTACCTAAGCAGCCTTTATGCGGGTGATTTCTATGGACTGAGCAATCTCGAAGAGCTGCACCTTGGCTCGAATCAGATTTCCAGCATTGAGGATGGGTCTTTTCAGGACTTGCATAATCTGCGATCTCTCACGCTCAGCAGCAACCCCCTCACGGAAGTAAGATCCAGCCAGTTTATCGGTCTAAGTAACCTGCAAACACTCAAGCTTAGTGAAAACCAAATAACTAATATAGGCGCTCGAAATTTCCAGCCACTAACGAATCTGCGTTCTCTTTCACTCGGCCACAATAATATAAGCAGCATTTCTGCAGATGCATTTGCAGGACCAAGCCACCTCATAAGCCTTTATCTTGGTTTCAATCAGCTAAACCGTATCGAATCTGATTATTTGCAAGACCTTAGCAGCCTGCAGGATCTGGATTTTCGCAATAATAATATTTCCAGTATCGAGCCAGGAGCCTTCAGCGGGCTCGATATTCTTGCCAGACTTTACTTGACCAACAACGACATAACCAGCATTGACGGCACTGGTTTCCAAAACCTTGACCACTTGCATACACTTGAGCTAGCCAATAATCAACTCAGCGAAATTGGCAGAACTACTTTTGCCGCACCCCGCAGCCTGCAGACACTGAATCTGGCCGGCAATCAAATCAACCGAATCGCGGATGAGGCATTTTCCAATTCACGATATCTCAAGGAACTCAACTTGGATAGGAACAACATTGAAACGCTAAATCTGCGAAAGGCCAATCTTTCATCCCTGGAACGATTCAGCATAGATTTAAATCCGATCGATACGGTGATACTCTCAGAAATAATCATCGGTCAACAAGGTTTTAATGCTCTTATGATTGGCAGCGATACGTATAGCTGGTTTTCAGGACTGGACCGTTTAGATGCAATCAACCTTATGAACTTTAACAAAACAGATTTTTCGTCAGTCCTGAACTTGTCTGCCATGTACGGAATGGACTCACTCGAAGCAGTGAGTTTTGCAAATACCTCTAACCTGAGTGGCCGTGAAGTAGCGGATCTGGCTGTTAATCTCGATTCGCTCAACTGGCTCGATGTCACCGGCCCATGGGATACATGGTCGGTGGATGTACAGGCGGATCTGCTCGCATGGGACGCTGTCGAAGGTCATGAACTCATCACCCCTGAACCAGCCACTGTCGCCTTGCTCACCCTCGGTTCCCTCGCCCTGATAAGACGCAAATGCTCGGCCAGGTAA
- a CDS encoding DUF6786 family protein, with amino-acid sequence MKLNLIVVPVLVVVALLTGCSNSQTSNERTFGEDVAFLKDHTETVVLSDSTGQAKIAIVPAYQGRVMTSTAGGDNGASYGFLKYDLIASGETKPHINPYGGEDRFWLGPEGGQYSIFFEPGDPFDLEHWQTPAFIDTEKYEVAVRKDNSVTFIESAELTNYSGTSFEFGVFRQISLIERPLVTDFLGIAIPDSLDVVAFQSSNMLTNQSSTEWTKKDGLLSIWILGMFKHGPKTTVVAPFHPGSKDKLGPIVNDAYFGKVPNDRLTIKDGTVFFLADGQYRSKIGLNPMRAKPVVGSYDPDRKVLTIVQYTKPAGATDYVNSMWEIQEQPYGGDAVNAYNDGPAEPGAEPFGPFYELETSSPAAALAPNESLSHTHRTFHITGPENDLDPIARAILGVSLEQIKNAI; translated from the coding sequence ATGAAGCTGAACCTGATCGTTGTTCCGGTACTGGTAGTCGTTGCACTTTTGACCGGCTGCAGTAATTCGCAAACCTCAAACGAACGAACTTTCGGCGAAGACGTGGCATTCCTTAAGGACCACACCGAAACGGTCGTCCTCAGCGACTCCACGGGCCAGGCAAAGATCGCGATCGTCCCGGCATATCAGGGCCGCGTCATGACAAGCACGGCAGGCGGAGACAACGGAGCAAGTTACGGCTTCTTGAAATACGACCTTATCGCATCGGGCGAGACCAAGCCGCACATCAATCCCTACGGAGGTGAGGATCGCTTCTGGCTCGGGCCCGAGGGCGGCCAGTACTCAATCTTCTTCGAGCCGGGCGACCCCTTCGACCTCGAACACTGGCAGACGCCCGCTTTTATTGATACTGAAAAATATGAAGTGGCCGTGCGAAAGGATAACAGCGTAACGTTTATTGAAAGCGCCGAACTGACCAACTACTCCGGAACCAGTTTTGAATTCGGAGTCTTTCGTCAGATCAGCCTCATCGAACGGCCCCTGGTTACGGATTTTCTCGGCATTGCGATTCCCGACTCACTCGATGTCGTGGCGTTCCAGTCCAGCAACATGCTAACAAACCAGAGTTCGACCGAGTGGACGAAAAAGGACGGCCTGCTTTCCATCTGGATACTCGGCATGTTCAAGCACGGGCCGAAAACAACCGTCGTCGCACCCTTCCATCCAGGCAGCAAAGACAAACTCGGCCCCATCGTTAACGATGCCTATTTCGGCAAAGTACCCAATGACCGCCTCACCATTAAGGACGGCACCGTATTCTTCCTTGCAGATGGACAGTACCGCTCCAAGATCGGCCTTAACCCGATGCGCGCAAAGCCCGTAGTAGGAAGCTATGATCCCGATCGCAAAGTACTCACAATAGTACAGTACACCAAACCCGCCGGCGCGACCGATTATGTCAACTCCATGTGGGAAATCCAGGAACAACCATACGGGGGCGATGCGGTAAACGCATACAACGACGGACCGGCCGAACCAGGCGCCGAGCCGTTTGGACCATTTTACGAGCTCGAGACCTCGAGCCCAGCGGCCGCACTTGCGCCGAACGAGTCTCTTTCACACACCCACCGGACGTTCCACATCACAGGCCCGGAAAATGATCTCGACCCCATCGCCCGCGCGATACTCGGCGTCTCGCTCGAACAGATAAAAAACGCGATCTAG
- the accC gene encoding acetyl-CoA carboxylase biotin carboxylase subunit — translation MFSRILIANRGEIALRIIRACKELGVQSVAVYSEADKDAPYLKLADEAVCVGPANALESYLNIPRIISAAEITDVEAIHPGYGFLAENDHFAEVCEDCGIGFIGPSAESMRMLGDKVAAREIAKKAHVKTVPGSEGEIKDENEAIKLANKIGYPIILKAAAGGGGRGMRVVHNDISMRTAFQSAKAEAEASFSNGKIFIEKFIVQPRHVEVQVVADKAGNALHFFERDCTVQRRHQKLIEEAPCPVLDDKLREDLCKAAIKVVKQTEYAGAATVEFLLDKDKNFYFIEVNTRIQVEHPVTEMVTNQDLIKWQLKVASGQTLDIRQKDIKLQGSAIECRINAEDPDRNFAPSPGRIETFIPPGGPGVRNDTYLHQGMMISPYYDSMVCKLIVHQNTRAETISTMTRALDEFVVDPIKTTIPLCREIINHRLFSKNDFDTSFIEKHMQL, via the coding sequence ATGTTTTCAAGAATACTCATTGCAAACAGGGGCGAAATAGCACTCCGGATCATTCGGGCGTGCAAGGAGCTCGGTGTCCAGTCAGTCGCGGTATATTCCGAAGCTGACAAAGACGCTCCTTACTTAAAACTCGCCGACGAAGCAGTCTGCGTTGGCCCGGCCAACGCACTGGAAAGCTATCTCAACATCCCGCGCATCATCAGCGCCGCCGAAATCACGGACGTCGAAGCGATCCACCCAGGCTACGGTTTCCTCGCCGAAAACGACCACTTCGCCGAAGTATGCGAAGATTGCGGGATCGGTTTCATAGGCCCGTCTGCCGAATCCATGCGGATGCTCGGTGACAAGGTCGCCGCCCGCGAGATCGCAAAGAAGGCACACGTCAAAACCGTACCCGGATCAGAAGGCGAGATCAAAGACGAAAACGAAGCCATCAAGCTCGCCAACAAGATCGGCTACCCGATCATCCTCAAGGCGGCGGCAGGCGGCGGCGGTCGAGGCATGCGTGTCGTACATAACGACATCTCCATGCGTACAGCTTTTCAGTCCGCAAAAGCCGAAGCCGAAGCGTCCTTCAGCAACGGTAAGATCTTCATCGAAAAATTTATCGTTCAGCCTCGCCATGTCGAGGTTCAGGTCGTCGCAGATAAGGCCGGCAACGCTCTGCATTTCTTCGAAAGGGACTGCACCGTTCAGCGGCGCCATCAGAAGCTGATCGAAGAAGCGCCCTGCCCCGTTCTCGATGACAAGCTCCGCGAGGATCTCTGCAAGGCCGCTATCAAAGTCGTCAAACAGACCGAGTACGCAGGCGCAGCTACAGTCGAGTTCCTGCTGGACAAGGATAAGAACTTCTACTTCATCGAAGTCAACACCCGTATTCAGGTTGAGCACCCTGTCACCGAGATGGTCACCAACCAGGACCTGATCAAGTGGCAGCTTAAGGTCGCCTCCGGCCAGACACTCGACATCCGCCAGAAAGACATCAAGCTGCAAGGCTCTGCCATCGAGTGCCGTATCAACGCAGAGGACCCCGACCGAAACTTCGCCCCATCACCAGGCAGGATCGAAACGTTCATTCCGCCGGGAGGCCCGGGCGTTCGAAACGACACGTATCTGCACCAGGGCATGATGATCTCACCATACTACGATTCGATGGTCTGTAAGTTGATCGTACATCAGAACACACGCGCCGAGACTATCTCAACCATGACTCGTGCCCTCGATGAATTTGTAGTCGATCCTATAAAGACGACCATCCCGCTTTGTCGCGAGATCATCAACCACAGATTGTTTTCCAAAAACGACTTCGACACAAGCTTCATCGAAAAGCACATGCAATTGTAA
- a CDS encoding multiheme c-type cytochrome, with amino-acid sequence MLSTKYIAIACCSIVAVAAVVGFAADDEEEKTYAPPDPKLKSFRIERDVSEDARECITCHADESRGIVADWAESRHAHANITCLDCHQAGAADEDISQSHFEHDKTAISPIVSPKDCSRCHPAEAAEYSKSKHANTLEIIWKFDPWLNAGMNNSIERSTGCEHCHGSVVKMQKDGTFDPETWPNVGVGRVNPDGSKGSCSSCHTRHLFSVSESRKPEACGQCHLGPDHPQIEIYEESKHGAIYHAQGDEWNWDSAPGTWTPGVDYRAPTCSTCHMSGVNGVATTHDVTERLAWESQAPLTIRPSEFKPFPSKTNWKTEREKMKNVCLACHSQTWTDGHFDRYDKAIENYNEVYYKPAKKMIDQLYAKKLLDDEKPLDQELEFDMYEFWHHEGRRARFGAAMMAPDYAWWHGFYELKQRYMEIERQYDHLMKTGEPAKVHEVPGATGSTEKPAFMRED; translated from the coding sequence ATGCTCTCAACAAAATACATCGCAATCGCATGCTGCTCCATCGTTGCTGTCGCCGCAGTCGTCGGTTTTGCCGCCGATGATGAAGAAGAAAAGACCTACGCACCGCCGGACCCGAAGCTCAAGTCATTCCGCATAGAGCGGGACGTATCCGAAGACGCCCGCGAGTGCATCACCTGTCATGCAGACGAGAGCCGAGGCATAGTCGCCGACTGGGCCGAGAGCCGACACGCACACGCAAACATCACCTGCCTCGACTGCCACCAGGCCGGCGCTGCCGACGAAGACATCAGCCAGAGCCATTTCGAACACGACAAAACCGCCATCAGCCCCATCGTCAGCCCGAAAGACTGCTCGCGATGCCACCCTGCCGAAGCGGCTGAGTACAGCAAGAGCAAGCACGCCAATACGCTCGAGATCATCTGGAAGTTCGACCCGTGGCTCAACGCCGGCATGAACAACTCGATCGAACGATCCACCGGCTGCGAGCACTGCCACGGCAGCGTCGTCAAGATGCAAAAGGACGGCACGTTCGATCCCGAAACCTGGCCAAACGTCGGCGTAGGAAGGGTTAATCCCGACGGCAGCAAGGGAAGCTGTTCGAGCTGTCACACCCGGCATCTATTCTCTGTCTCAGAATCCCGCAAACCCGAAGCATGCGGCCAGTGTCATCTCGGCCCCGACCACCCGCAGATCGAGATATATGAAGAATCCAAACACGGCGCGATCTATCACGCCCAGGGCGACGAATGGAACTGGGACTCTGCGCCGGGCACATGGACGCCGGGCGTGGACTACCGCGCACCGACCTGTTCGACATGTCACATGTCAGGCGTCAACGGCGTGGCCACAACGCACGATGTAACCGAACGTCTCGCATGGGAATCGCAGGCCCCGCTCACCATCCGACCGAGCGAATTCAAGCCCTTCCCTTCCAAAACGAACTGGAAAACCGAACGAGAGAAAATGAAAAATGTCTGCCTGGCCTGCCATTCGCAGACCTGGACGGACGGCCATTTCGACCGCTATGACAAAGCAATCGAAAACTACAACGAGGTCTATTACAAACCGGCCAAGAAGATGATAGACCAGCTCTACGCAAAGAAGCTGCTGGACGACGAAAAGCCGCTGGACCAGGAACTGGAATTCGACATGTACGAATTCTGGCACCACGAGGGGCGACGGGCTCGCTTCGGTGCGGCGATGATGGCGCCGGACTACGCATGGTGGCACGGCTTCTACGAACTAAAACAGCGATACATGGAAATAGAACGTCAGTACGACCATCTGATGAAAACAGGCGAACCCGCAAAGGTGCACGAGGTCCCCGGCGCCACAGGCAGCACCGAGAAGCCGGCCTTCATGCGAGAAGATTAG
- a CDS encoding bifunctional homocysteine S-methyltransferase/methylenetetrahydrofolate reductase → MLKEELQNILQQRVMIGDGAMGTMLYQRGVFVNTCFDELNLTKRELIKSVHAEYIEAGCDFVETNTFGANAYKLGKFGLVDSVEAINKAGVEIAKEIAQEHEVLVAGSIGPLGREIVDFGPDSVDEIRGIFAQQAKALADAGADFLMLETFSNPDELAVAVEAAASVCDLAIVAQIAVSELNKTVYGKAIDEAVGQIAEMDAVTAVGLNCAVGPVGMLAGLQAIREVTDKPISIVPNAGMPKEIDGRTMYMSTPEYMSEYAKRFFENGARIIGGCCGTTPAHIREIAKAVKAVDKAMVTEPERRVEVHKKAEAVGQEPVPLMHRSKLGAKLARGQQITCVELTPPRGVDVSKMLEKVELCERYGIDAINIPDGPRASSRLSPLVAAAKIQEHADIEAILHVCCRDRNVIGMQSDMLGAHLLGVRNLLLVTGDPPKLGEYPNATAVFDLDAIALTSVVHNLNRGLDVAGNELKGTLSMTVGVGANPVASEMKREIDRFKAKVDAGAEYAITQPVFDTEMLFAFMEAVKDHKIPIIAGIWPFTSYKNAEFMANEVPGVVVPDALLERMSKAKTREEGKRLGVEIAREMIEAMGHCVDGFAVSAPFGNVKVALAALGKIGIDEIS, encoded by the coding sequence ATGCTAAAAGAAGAACTGCAAAACATTTTACAGCAAAGAGTTATGATAGGCGATGGTGCAATGGGTACCATGCTTTATCAGCGGGGGGTTTTTGTAAACACATGTTTCGATGAGCTGAATCTGACCAAACGTGAGCTTATCAAGAGCGTGCATGCCGAGTATATCGAGGCTGGTTGTGATTTTGTCGAGACCAACACGTTCGGTGCGAATGCCTACAAGCTGGGCAAATTCGGCCTGGTCGACAGTGTTGAAGCTATAAACAAGGCAGGCGTTGAGATCGCGAAGGAAATTGCCCAAGAGCACGAAGTGCTCGTTGCAGGTTCGATCGGTCCGCTGGGCAGGGAAATAGTAGATTTTGGCCCAGATTCGGTCGATGAGATCCGCGGTATTTTCGCGCAGCAGGCGAAGGCGCTGGCTGATGCTGGTGCCGATTTTCTCATGCTGGAGACGTTTTCAAATCCGGATGAGCTGGCGGTTGCTGTTGAGGCTGCGGCAAGTGTTTGCGATCTTGCGATCGTCGCGCAGATCGCGGTCAGTGAGCTTAACAAGACTGTGTACGGCAAGGCGATCGATGAGGCCGTCGGGCAGATAGCTGAGATGGATGCGGTCACGGCGGTCGGGCTCAACTGTGCGGTAGGCCCAGTGGGGATGCTTGCCGGTCTTCAGGCTATCCGCGAAGTGACAGACAAGCCGATCAGCATCGTACCCAACGCGGGTATGCCCAAGGAAATAGACGGCCGGACGATGTACATGTCTACGCCGGAATATATGTCCGAGTACGCCAAGCGTTTCTTTGAGAACGGTGCGCGGATAATCGGCGGATGTTGCGGTACTACGCCGGCACATATTCGCGAAATCGCCAAGGCGGTAAAAGCCGTCGACAAGGCGATGGTCACCGAGCCTGAAAGGCGGGTGGAGGTACACAAGAAGGCCGAAGCTGTCGGGCAGGAGCCCGTGCCGCTGATGCACCGTTCAAAGCTCGGGGCGAAACTTGCGCGGGGGCAGCAGATCACATGTGTCGAGCTGACGCCGCCTCGCGGTGTTGACGTGAGCAAGATGCTCGAAAAGGTCGAGCTTTGCGAGCGGTACGGTATCGATGCGATAAACATACCGGACGGGCCTCGGGCCAGTTCCAGGCTTTCTCCCCTGGTGGCTGCGGCGAAGATACAGGAGCATGCCGACATCGAGGCGATACTGCACGTTTGCTGCCGGGACCGGAACGTGATCGGGATGCAGTCGGATATGCTTGGGGCGCATCTGTTGGGTGTTCGCAATCTGCTGCTGGTGACAGGTGACCCGCCCAAGCTGGGCGAATATCCGAATGCGACGGCAGTCTTCGATCTGGATGCGATCGCACTCACTTCGGTCGTGCACAATCTCAATCGCGGGCTCGACGTTGCGGGCAATGAGCTCAAGGGCACGCTGAGCATGACGGTGGGCGTCGGTGCGAATCCGGTAGCGAGTGAGATGAAACGCGAGATCGATCGGTTCAAGGCAAAGGTTGACGCCGGCGCTGAGTACGCGATCACTCAGCCGGTGTTTGATACGGAGATGCTGTTCGCGTTCATGGAAGCCGTGAAGGATCACAAGATACCGATCATCGCGGGTATCTGGCCGTTCACGAGCTACAAGAACGCCGAATTCATGGCGAACGAGGTGCCGGGCGTTGTTGTGCCTGACGCACTGCTGGAGCGGATGAGCAAGGCGAAAACACGTGAAGAAGGCAAGCGGCTCGGCGTTGAGATCGCACGCGAGATGATCGAAGCGATGGGTCACTGCGTCGACGGTTTTGCCGTAAGTGCGCCGTTCGGTAATGTCAAGGTCGCGCTGGCGGCGTTGGGCAAGATCGGGATCGACGAGATTTCGTAA
- a CDS encoding hydrogenase maturation nickel metallochaperone HypA translates to MHETAVAKSIFDSIVEQAKQHNKKPVRAVVSCGQFNALNDEVLTFAFETIAQDSVCEGMKLEVKHIPLKASCKKCGTTFDFDMYSPLCPECESVEFDFSEDAPLLLEEIELADDENSD, encoded by the coding sequence ATGCACGAAACCGCCGTCGCAAAAAGCATCTTCGATTCCATCGTCGAACAGGCCAAACAGCACAACAAAAAGCCTGTCCGCGCGGTTGTATCGTGCGGACAGTTCAACGCGCTCAACGACGAGGTGCTGACATTCGCCTTCGAAACGATCGCACAGGACAGTGTATGCGAAGGCATGAAGCTCGAAGTTAAGCACATCCCGCTAAAGGCATCCTGCAAAAAATGCGGTACAACGTTCGACTTCGACATGTACTCGCCGCTCTGCCCCGAATGCGAAAGTGTCGAGTTCGACTTTTCCGAGGACGCACCCCTGCTGCTTGAAGAGATCGAACTTGCCGACGATGAAAATTCCGACTGA
- the accB gene encoding acetyl-CoA carboxylase biotin carboxyl carrier protein, with product MADKKKETDVKKVRELVEMMKENDLVEIEIVDGENKILLKRPQPTQPVVNQVPMPAAPAAPQAPAPQAAAPAPAQAEAAPAQDEGLDEIIAPMVGTFYTAPSPDSDPYVKVGSKVDPDTVVCIVEAMKVMNEIKAETTGTIVEVLRKAGEAVEYGQPLFKVKPD from the coding sequence ATGGCAGATAAGAAAAAAGAAACGGATGTCAAAAAAGTACGTGAGCTCGTCGAGATGATGAAGGAAAATGACCTCGTTGAGATAGAGATCGTCGACGGCGAAAACAAAATACTGCTGAAAAGACCCCAGCCGACCCAGCCGGTCGTCAACCAGGTACCAATGCCCGCCGCACCAGCCGCGCCGCAGGCACCCGCTCCCCAGGCCGCTGCACCAGCACCTGCACAGGCAGAAGCCGCACCGGCCCAGGACGAAGGACTCGACGAGATTATTGCTCCCATGGTCGGCACTTTCTACACGGCCCCGAGCCCCGACTCGGATCCTTACGTCAAGGTGGGCTCCAAGGTCGATCCTGACACAGTCGTCTGCATCGTCGAAGCCATGAAAGTTATGAACGAGATCAAGGCCGAGACGACAGGCACCATCGTGGAAGTACTCCGCAAAGCAGGAGAAGCTGTCGAATACGGCCAGCCGCTCTTCAAGGTCAAACCCGACTAA
- the lysA gene encoding diaminopimelate decarboxylase has translation MDHFRYKDGRLYAEGVDVSKIAEAVGTPAYIYSKATFLDHLKKVQEAYSELDTTICYSIKACSNINILKFLAQAGSGFDIVSGGELFRAQQAGADTTKIVYAGVGKTDQEIVDAMNAPIGYFNIESEMELENLIKLAREHDKNPKAALRVNPDVDPKTHTYTTTGKKESKFGVDIERARRVFEEYGKNGQVDLCAIHVHLGSAGKTVEPYVEALEKTLKLIDDLRADGHTIEAIDLGGGYGADYETNTAPAAANYAAAIVPMLKGKNLKLILEPGASVAANSAIMLTKVLYLKKGGKKKFVIVDAGMNDLIRPPLYGSFHFIWPAVVEDKFMPGKRQKDMNIDGSEIVDIVGPICEGSDFLAQGRSLAPVQRGDLISVFTAGAYGYTMSSNYNSRPMLPEVLVDGDTFTTIRKRQTYSDLIALEKV, from the coding sequence ATGGATCATTTCCGTTATAAGGACGGCAGACTTTACGCCGAGGGCGTAGACGTATCAAAGATCGCCGAAGCTGTAGGCACGCCAGCCTATATCTACAGCAAGGCCACTTTCCTGGACCACCTGAAAAAGGTTCAGGAGGCGTATTCCGAGCTCGATACCACGATCTGCTATTCGATCAAGGCCTGCAGCAACATTAACATTCTCAAGTTCCTCGCACAGGCAGGCAGCGGTTTCGATATCGTCTCCGGCGGCGAGCTCTTCCGCGCACAGCAGGCAGGCGCAGACACGACAAAGATCGTCTACGCGGGCGTGGGCAAAACCGACCAGGAGATCGTCGATGCGATGAACGCCCCGATCGGCTATTTCAATATCGAGTCCGAAATGGAACTCGAAAACCTGATCAAGCTCGCAAGGGAACACGACAAGAATCCAAAGGCCGCACTGCGTGTCAACCCCGACGTCGACCCCAAGACGCACACCTACACCACCACCGGCAAAAAGGAAAGCAAGTTCGGCGTGGACATCGAACGTGCCCGCCGCGTCTTCGAAGAGTACGGCAAGAACGGTCAGGTCGATCTCTGTGCGATCCACGTCCACCTCGGCTCGGCAGGCAAAACAGTTGAACCGTACGTTGAGGCACTCGAGAAAACCCTCAAGCTCATCGACGATCTGCGTGCCGACGGCCACACCATTGAAGCCATCGACCTTGGCGGCGGATACGGAGCGGACTACGAAACGAACACCGCACCCGCAGCAGCGAATTACGCAGCGGCGATCGTCCCGATGCTCAAGGGCAAGAACCTCAAGCTGATCCTCGAACCAGGTGCATCCGTTGCGGCAAACTCAGCCATCATGCTCACGAAGGTGTTGTACCTGAAAAAGGGCGGCAAGAAAAAGTTCGTCATCGTAGACGCCGGCATGAACGACCTGATCCGTCCGCCGCTGTACGGCTCGTTCCACTTTATCTGGCCCGCAGTCGTCGAGGACAAATTCATGCCCGGCAAGCGTCAGAAGGATATGAACATCGACGGCAGCGAAATCGTCGACATCGTCGGCCCGATCTGCGAGGGCTCCGACTTCCTCGCACAGGGCAGATCACTCGCACCCGTCCAGCGGGGCGACCTGATCTCCGTCTTCACCGCAGGCGCATACGGCTACACCATGTCAAGCAACTACAACTCGCGCCCGATGCTGCCCGAAGTGCTCGTAGACGGCGACACCTTCACAACGATCAGAAAACGCCAGACCTACAGCGACCTGATAGCACTGGAAAAGGTATAA
- the hypB gene encoding hydrogenase nickel incorporation protein HypB encodes MKINLNKRILDKNEQWAQLNQKFFEENGVTCVNVISSPGSGKTTTLSRTITDLNSELTIGVIEGDIKTDTDAQKIRQTGAAAVQVETQGACHLSAQQVSNALAEIKAGELDLVFIENVGNLVCPTSFELGEKARVIILSVPEGDDKPIKYPNSFATADAVLINKIDLVEHIDFDTERVEKDIKTVNPGAAIFHISARTGEGMQAWYEWLQEVRKA; translated from the coding sequence ATGAAAATAAATCTCAACAAAAGAATCCTCGACAAAAACGAACAGTGGGCCCAGCTCAATCAGAAATTCTTCGAAGAGAACGGCGTAACGTGTGTAAATGTCATTTCCTCGCCGGGCTCGGGCAAAACGACCACGCTGTCACGGACGATCACTGACCTCAACAGTGAGCTGACCATCGGCGTCATCGAAGGCGACATCAAGACCGACACGGACGCGCAGAAGATCCGCCAGACAGGCGCAGCCGCGGTACAGGTCGAAACGCAGGGCGCGTGCCACCTCTCCGCCCAGCAGGTCAGCAACGCCCTGGCCGAGATCAAGGCAGGCGAGCTGGATCTCGTATTCATCGAGAACGTGGGCAACCTCGTGTGTCCCACCTCTTTCGAGCTCGGCGAAAAGGCCCGCGTCATAATCCTCTCCGTACCCGAGGGCGACGACAAGCCGATCAAGTATCCCAACTCCTTCGCAACCGCCGACGCAGTCCTTATCAACAAGATCGACCTCGTGGAACACATAGACTTTGACACCGAACGCGTCGAAAAAGACATAAAGACAGTCAACCCAGGCGCAGCCATCTTCCACATCTCCGCGCGAACGGGCGAGGGCATGCAGGCCTGGTACGAATGGCTGCAAGAGGTCCGCAAGGCGTAG
- a CDS encoding cytochrome c3 family protein, whose translation MKRIYAFAWRTFRRYGPAFLAGLAFALLAFIGINAAAKPTSASEYCGTRCHEMKVSYRTWELSTHGTNELGIEVDCIECHLPPKEKYFTHMTAKAYAGAKDFYMHYFGPEYDREEIRRKVLEHMPDSRCTYCHDDLLTRPSSSAALKAHKTAINNPDDPENRCVACHESVGHERKRKLFSP comes from the coding sequence GTGAAAAGAATCTACGCCTTTGCATGGAGGACCTTTCGGCGATACGGACCGGCGTTTTTGGCGGGGCTGGCGTTCGCTCTGCTTGCCTTTATCGGCATAAACGCTGCCGCCAAACCGACCTCCGCTTCCGAATACTGCGGTACACGCTGTCACGAAATGAAGGTCAGCTACCGCACGTGGGAGCTTTCCACCCACGGCACGAACGAGTTGGGCATCGAGGTGGACTGCATCGAGTGCCACCTGCCGCCCAAAGAAAAATACTTCACGCACATGACCGCAAAGGCCTACGCGGGCGCCAAGGATTTCTACATGCACTACTTCGGCCCGGAATACGACCGCGAGGAGATCCGCCGGAAGGTCCTCGAACACATGCCCGACAGCCGATGCACCTACTGCCACGACGACCTGCTGACCAGACCATCCAGCTCGGCCGCTCTCAAGGCCCACAAGACCGCGATCAACAACCCCGACGATCCTGAAAACCGCTGCGTCGCCTGCCATGAAAGCGTCGGCCACGAACGAAAACGGAAACTGTTCTCACCATAA